One window of Quercus robur chromosome 5, dhQueRobu3.1, whole genome shotgun sequence genomic DNA carries:
- the LOC126724960 gene encoding putative calcium-transporting ATPase 13, plasma membrane-type, with protein sequence MSTIIQENIECNKSLCHVPNTPSAANKRWRSAFVYIYYNRFKIDQTSLTELVKERNVDKLQNIGGVDGVASMLETNVEFGIHGNDEDITRRRESFGSNSYKRPQRKSLFHFVVKEFKDLTIIISLLSAVPCLAFDMMDNETLAGRDEDESLIAALFLVVISAISNFWQSKQFQKLSELCNNIQIKVVRARLHQKVSISELVVGDVVCLKIGDQVPADGLFLEGHSLKVEEPSITQDESDHVEVNCHHPFLFSGTKVVDGYARMLVTSVGKNTTWGELMSSIIHDTNELQTPLQVRLNKLTSSIRKVGLAIALLALVVLLVRHFTGNIADECVIGKFHGSKKKFCDMVKAMRILATATTIVELVIPKGFSLAVKRTHVYAMKKMMLDQAMVRKLSALETMGFATTICTDIAGSLTLNQMKVTKFWLGKESFDAAAYSSIAPYFLELVQEGVAMNTIGTSYRPSSRFEIEFLSNPTEKAILSWAILELNMEMEQLMHNCKILSVEAFNSHMKRSGVLLRRMGDSTIHVHWKGAAEIILKMCSRYNDSSGIMKELDDHERMKFEQIIQGMEASSLQCVAFAHKQLSKEDQEYDTKNKKIEEEGLTLLGLVGLKDPCCLGVRNAVEDCQYAGVNIKMITGDNVFIARAIATECGILRPGQDMVNGVVIEGMEFRNYTPEERMEKVDKICVMAKASPTDKSLMVECLKQKGHIVAVIGGGINDAPALKEADIGLSMGIHGTKVVKLSSDIVILDDNFASMAKVLRWGRCVHKNIQKFIQFQLTVNVTAIIVNFVAFIFVNEGPLTGVQLLWVNLITHNLVALALAIEQPTKTLMEKLPVGWTMPLITNNMWRNLLAQALYQTVVILTLELKGRLIFNVCEKVKDTLIFNTFVLCQVFNQLNARKLMEKNIFKGIHRNNLFFSIIATTIVLQVVMVEYLKWIEDTKGLNWWEWAACIGMAIVSWLVGWIVKRIPVPQKPFLSYLKN encoded by the exons ATGTCTACCATTATCCAAGAAAACATAGAGTGCAACAAGTCTTTATGTCATGTACCTAACACCCCTAGTGCAGCTAACAAGAGATGGCGCTCGGCTTTTGTTTACATCTATT ACAATAGGTTCAAAATTGACCAAACAAGTCTCACCGAGCTTGTGAAAGAGAGAAATGTTGACAAGCTCCAAAATATTGGAGGGGTTGATGGAGTAGCATCCATGCTTGAAACCAATGTTGAATTTGGGATTCATGGCAATGATGAAGACATTACTCGCCGACGTGAGTCATTTGGCTCAAACTCGTATAAAAGACCACAAAGAAAGAGCTTATTCCACTTTGTAGTAAAAGAGTTCAAGGATCTTACCATTATCATAAGCTTACTTAGTGCTGTACCATGTCTTGCGTTTGACATGATGGACAATGAAACACTAGCAGGAAGGGACGAAGATGAAAGCCTAATTGCTGCTTTATTTCTTGTTGTGATTTCTGCCATAAGTAACTTTTGGCAAAGCAAACAATTCCAGAAGTTATCCGAACTCTGCAACAATATCCAAATTAAAGTTGTGAGAGCTAGGCTGCATCAAAAGGTCTCAATCTCAGAACTTGTAGTTGGAGATGTCGTTTGCTTAAAGATTGGAGATCAAGTTCCAGCAGATGGTCTATTCTTAGAAGGGCACTCTTTAAAAGTGGAGGAACCCAGTATCACACAGGACGAAAGTGATCACGTAGAAGTAAATTGCCATCatccatttttgttttctggTACTAAGGTGGTTGATGGCTATGCTCGAATGCTTGTCACTTCGGTTGGGAAGAACACAACATGGGGCGAGTTGATGAGCTCAATCATTCATGATACCAATGAATTACAAACACCTTTACAAGTTCGGCTCAACAAGCTCACTTCATCAATTCGTAAGGTTGGTTTGGCAATTGCTCTCCTAGCTCTTGTAGTCTTGTTGGTTCGACACTTCACAGGGAATATAGCAGATGAAtgtgtaattggaaaatttcatggcaGCAAGAAAAAGTTTTGTGACATGGTGAAAGCTATGCGAATTTTAGCTACTGCAACTACTATAGTTGAACTTGTGATTCCAAAAGGGTTTTCTTTGGCTGTGAAGCGTACACATGTTTATGCCATGAAAAAAATGATGCTTGATCAGGCAATGGTACGGAAGCTTTCTGCCCTTGAGACCATGGGTTTTGCCACCACCATTTGTACTGACATAGCAGGCAGTCTCACCTTGAATCAAATGAAGGTGACAAAGTTTTGGCTAGGGAAGGAATCTTTTGATGCAGCTGCTTATTCATCAATTGCTCCGTATTTTCTTGAATTAGTCCAGGAAGGAGTTGCTATGAACACAATTGGTACTTCTTACAGGCCTAGTTCAAGATTCGAAATTGAGTTCTTAAGCAATCCAACAGAAAAAGCCATTCTTTCATGGGCTATTCTAGAGTTAAATATGGAAATGGAGCAATTGATGCACAATTGTAAAATTCTTTCTGTTGAAGCATTCAATTCACACATGAAACGAAGTGGGGTTCTACTAAGGAGAATGGGAGACAGCACAATCCATGTACATTGGAAAGGAGCTGCAGAAATAATACTGAAAATGTGTTCAAGATACAATGATTCTTCTGGAATTATGAAGGAGCTAGATGATCATGAAAGGATGAAATTTGAGCAAATTATTCAGGGTATGGAAGCTAGTAGCCTCCAATGTGTTGCTTTTGCACATAAGCAACTCTCAAAAGAAGATCAAGAATAtgacacaaaaaataaaaaaatagaagaagaaggttTGACACTATTAGGGTTGGTGGGACTTAAAGACCCATGTTGTCTAGGGGTGAGGAATGCCGTGGAAGATTGCCAATATGCAGGTGTAAATATCAAAATGATCACTGGAGACAATGTTTTCATAGCAAGAGCTATTGCCACTGAATGTGGGATACTCAGGCCAGGTCAGGATATGGTCAATGGAGTAGTTATTGAAGGCATGGAATTCAGAAACTACACACCAGAGGAGAGAATGGAGAAAGTTGATAAAATTTGTGTCATGGCTAAAGCATCCCCCACGGATAAAAGTCTAATGGTGGAATGCTTGAAACAAAAAGGTCATATAGTTGCAGTCATTGGAGGTGGCATAAATGATGCACCAGCATTGAAAGAAGCTGATATAGGACTTTCTATGGGAATTCATGGCACGAAGGTGGTGAAGTTGAGCTCAGATATCGTCATTTTGGATGACAACTTTGCTTCTATGGCCAAAGTTTTAAGGTGGGGAAGATGTGTCCACAAAAACATCCAGAAGTTCATTCAGTTTCAACTCACTGTGAATGTTACTGCTATCATTGTTAACTTTGTGGCATTCATTTTTGTTAATGAAGGACCATTAACAGGGGTCCAGTTATTATGGGTGAACCTAATTACACATAACTTGGTTGCTTTAGCTCTTGCAATTGAGCAACCTACAAAGACATTGATGGAAAAGCTACCAGTGGGTTGGACTATGCCACTTATTACCAACAATATGTGGAGAAACCTCTTAGCCCAAGCTTTATATCAGACCGTGGTCATCCTAACCTTAGAATTGAAAGGACGATTAATATTCAATGTGTGTGAGAAGGTGAAGGATACCTTGATCTTCAATACTTTTGTCCTTTGCCAAGTCTTCAATCAACTCAATGCAAGAAAGCTTATGGAGAAGAACATCTTCAAAGGGATCCATCGCaacaatttgttttttagtATCATTGCCACAACCATAGTCCTTCAGGTGGTCATGGTAGAATATTTGAAGTGGATTGAAGATACAAAAGGTTTGAATTGGTGGGAATGGGCTGCATGTATTGGAATGGCAATAGTGTCTTGGCTAGTTGGTTGGATTGTCAAGAGGATACCTGTTCCACAAAAGCCATTTCTTAGCtacctaaaaaattaa